In the genome of Hydractinia symbiolongicarpus strain clone_291-10 chromosome 5, HSymV2.1, whole genome shotgun sequence, one region contains:
- the LOC130645886 gene encoding zinc finger protein 616-like codes for MFNMQIDPEKIVEFSIQGGTPYYRVRWHDAWVEEESLSHTWQHLIDNFWKIQSEQHSTTKYAQNTNKLLPNFSSLLSNSCITQDDNQHSMNSNLTELRSTTVHPTTATTLSFNSSFHYPQDSSHHEQNNGLIQFNNDSRNLTQHISGNEQFTKTPPAILGNNDVFRHQSSIEYTQPFPLSVPDFTLMPERTAQMKDSLKEKVTQKSHCVKKVASKARVVRKIKPTLQADVSSCSDNVICSDCGRDFSRTVKPKKRLREHVRRMHLKNGKFKCLQCPKTFVCQQGLRDHEPVHSKERKHSCSYCNETFLRLSHLYIHLRTHEEEKNFRCEACFGTFNVQSELKDHCDSKHSSVSANVKCGVCKQNLYSAQSVYSHSLRHSGTRNFKCDVCGSTFKRKQILDQHKKRHETNVTSQSFQCDVCKKELTTKSSLREHMFLVHKKSLEETDHKCEVCGKCFRNWANYRRHVQLHPKLLDNSTIALAQEKDVLNTLGANNLSSHRFKCNICSQEFDTTKLMLEHLKEHQATPNTEVATGAGSVEGLACSVCLKAFTNRKYLRSHMQIHKSIELKCDVCGMLFKRKDTLRMHKKRHIERNETASTLTSKSGEMYNVRRELRDKIGKADQDGRVSCPYCKRVFNTRKLLLAHIVLHGDVFHSCDICGKSYKQKSCLNKHRKTHVNKATKASRVTKQRNVVNHITKLNQSRLTRKKRDEVVEESSNFVGEARLTQVSDEHLKNSDQQGVVKEDNVSSEINLTTDKSESHEEDNSMFFCITCDKVFPTKKQLKSHQLSHSDTIHNCTVCGKTYLRRNFLSKHMIKVHGSQKLDSQVSASVTEDCNNELVTNAVKIIIETQCSKS; via the exons ATGTTTAACATGCAAATCGATCCTGAAAAGATTGTAGAGTTTTCTATCCAG GGCGGCACGCCTTACTATCGGGTTCGATGGCATGATGCATGGGTAGAGGAAGAATCTCTTTCACACACGTGGCAACATTTGATTGATAACTTTTGGAAGATTCAATCAGAACAACACAGCACTACAAAGTATGCGCAAAACACAAACAAATTATTGCCCAACTTTTCCAGTCTTTTGTCTAATAGTTGCATCACACAAGATGATAACCAACATTCCATGAATAGTAATCTTACTGAGTTAAGAAGTACTACTGTTCATCCAACAACTGCAACCACACTCTCTTTCAATAGCAGTTTCCATTACCCACAGGATAGCAGTCATCACGAGCAAAATAATGGACTTATTCAGTTTAACAATGACAGTCGCAACTTAACTCAGCACATATCTGGGAATGAGCAGTTCACAAAAACACCCCCTGCGATACTTGGTAACAACGATGTTTTTCGTCATCAGTCGAGTATTGAATACACACAACCGTTTCCACTTTCTGTACCAGACTTTACTCTCATGCCTGAGCGAACTGCACAAATGAAAG ATTCGTTGAAGGAGAAAGTTACCCAAAAATCACATTGTGTGAAGAAAGTAGCCAGCAAAGCACGTGTTGTTCGTAAAATTAAACCAACTTTACAAGCTGACGTGAGTAGCTGTAGCGATAATGTTATATGTAGCGACTGCGGGAGAGACTTTTCTCGTACTGTGAAGCCAAAGAAGAGATTACGTGAACATGTCCGCCGAATGCATTTAAAGAACGGAAAGTTCAAATGCTTGCAATGCCCAAAAACGTTTGTATGTCAGCAAGGCTTAAGAGATCACGAACCAGTTCATAGTAAGGAGCGGAAACATAGCTGCTCCTATTGCAACGAAACTTTCTTGAGGCTATCTCATTTATATATCCATCTACGAACACACGAAGAAGAGAAGAATTTTCGTTGCGAAGCTTGTTTTGGCACGTTTAACGTACAATCTGAACTTAAAGATCATTGTGACAGCAAACACAGCAGTGTTTCGGCTAACGTGAAGTGCGGAGTTTGTAAACAAAACCTTTACTCAGCGCAGTCCGTTTACTCACATAGCTTAAGACACTCCGGTACTCGCAATTTTAAATGCGACGTTTGCGGCTCGACAtttaaacgtaaacaaatattaGACCAACATAAAAAACGGCACGAAACTAACGTGACGTCACAATCTTTTCAGTGCGACGTTTGCAAGAAGGAACTCACTACTAAGTCGTCTTTACGGGAGCATATGTTCTTAGTACATAAAAAGTCTTTGGAAGAAACTGATCACAAGTGTGAAGTGTGTGGGAAATGTTTTCGTAACTGGGCCAATTATCGACGTCACGTTCAGCTGCATCCAAAGCTGTTGGATAATTCCACTATCGCGCTGGCACAGGAAAAAGATGTTCTAAACACACTTGGTGCGAACAATTTAAGTTCGCATCGCTTCAAATGCAACATTTGTTCCCAAGAATTCGATACGACGAAGTTGATGCTAGAACATTTGAAAGAACATCAAGCAACTCCTAACACGGAAGTCGCAACTGGCGCAGGGAGTGTTGAAGGCCTGGCTTGTTCTGTTTGTTTAAAAGCTTTCACTAACCGGAAGTATCTCAGGAGCCATATGCAAATTCATAAATCCATTGAACTGAAGTGTGACGTATGTGGTATgttgtttaaaagaaaagacACGTTACGCATGCACAAGAAGAGACATATAGAGAGAAACGAAACAGCAAGCACTCTTACAAGCAAATCAGGTGAAATGTACAACGTCCGTAGAGAGTTAAGGGATAAAATCGGTAAAGCTGATCAAGATGGGCGTGTCTCTTGTCCATATTGTAAAAGGGTATTCAACACACGCAAGTTGCTGTTGGCGCATATTGTACTGCATGGCGATGTTTTTCATTCGTGTGATATATGCGGTAAAAGTTACAAACAGAAAAGCTGCTTAAATAAACATCGGAAAACCCATGTGAACAAAGCGACGAAAGCTAGTCGAGTAACGAAACAGAGGAACGTAGTAAATCATATAACCAAACTTAACCAATCGCGTTTAACTCGAAAAAAGCGAGACGAAGTTGTCGAGGAATCTTCAAACTTTGTAGGCGAAGCTAGATTAACACAAGTTTCTGacgaacatttaaaaaattcagacCAACAAGGAGTTGTTAAGGAAGACAACGTGTCAAGTGAAATCAACCTTACAACTGACAAAAGTGAGTCTCACGAGGAGGATAACTCCATGTTTTTTTGTATAACGTGTGACAAAGTATTTCCCAcgaaaaaacaattgaaaagtcaTCAACTATCTCATAGCGATACTATACACAATTGCACAGTATGTGGAAAAACTTATCTCCGCCGAAACTTCTTGAGTAAACATATGATAAAAGTTCACGGTAGCCAAAAATTGGACAGCCAAGTAAGTGCAAGTGTGACGGAGGATTGTAATAACGAACTGGTTACAAATGCAGTAAAAATTATCATAGAAACACAATGCTCAAAATCATAA
- the LOC130645884 gene encoding uncharacterized protein LOC130645884, whose amino-acid sequence MMSDSQFDFAGKNDNLYESSHSDDDDDPKKTSNERDKYNYDSEFSDDEPTPRHKDDSNHVSKPNKQNKNKNSKRTSDDKLDHSSSSYNSPSGRSSSRYLNKDSYESSCDEYEDTDDDKDPVPPPPKTNNTSKKNNSNKPVKKTNNLNQIQAQRRTVSQPPRKGQGRGRGNSGRTRSNEDRGVVVNRVLSANRNKSKALHNIIHDLQHQIETLTIENRDLKRAARLQDREIRKLDNAEAELPSLLKKHSSEMFMMQEKFRKQKEVGDKAKQDLKKREDELYKTKEKLRKYEKMAKEKNLAERNTLSKKLEEMETAMEEKNKKIAELTRAVQLHEKVRARELKEKNEKYKKAVDEMKRLEQEQKDLLRRLKDKEKALEITNIYSQRLQRRGSKDSEHTLFGPDDPVPAAIRRHQEEQGSVYAESVKKASTEKRNRGSASPRTKMVSFDAEKDSPVASPRQENSPAASPTQENEVKNAPMPETKAVETLVGELKKKYEEDEIEEMQDEDFFYTNSKRDSEDRRLEEIDQKLAEMKRREESEKAEEERRRQEAERELERRIAKIEEERKRKEREEQAAREEELRLRREEQERKLLDDMRKQNEKEQEHRQKALEERDGQDEDFKRKKQEMLEKRKKKEILLARMQAIDRGENPDNITEENGYSYEEPNEYKKPKKKPIFLESTTQERYKTEGDFLSHEPFDFSGDTKQAPPAVRRKSTDDDIFNTKSNRQNSWEFKRTDQNLHRGLPAHSDENSPVIKRRNTKDSDELTLGSPSGRNRRHARNSVKKVSTNDSIFADDKKTRRRDLYNDEGLNATYSPTGVDSPRLRNHKINNNSPFDLFDDPFKEDSKQNKNHNKNKNNIVFSSDEDENDNVSAYQPTFNRKNSNNRTKHVHQSRRSPLKTPDHFGDDDLEEMILA is encoded by the exons ATGATGTCTGATTCGCAGTTTGATTTTGCTGGCAAAAATGACAACTTGTATGAGAGTTCTCATagtgatgatgacgatgatccAAAGAAAACTTCAAATGAACGTGATAAATATAATTATGATAGTGAATTTTCTGATGATGAACCAACACCACGACATAAAGATGATTCCAACCACGTAAGCAAAcctaataaacaaaataaaaacaaaaactcgAAAAGAACTAGTGATGACAAACTTGATCATTCAAGTTCAAGCTATAACAGTCCCTCAGGAAGGAGCAGTTCAAGATATTTGAATAAAGATTCTTATGAAAGCTCTTGTGATGAGTATGAAGATACAGATGATGATAAGGACCCTGTACCACCGCCCCCGAAAACAAATAACAcatcaaaaaagaataatagtaataaacctgtaaaaaaaacaaataacttGAATCAAATTCAAGCACAAAGAAGAACTGTCTCACAGCCTCCAAGAAAAG GTCAAGGGAGGGGTCGTGGTAATTCTGGTAGAACTCGCAGTAACGAAGATCGCGGCGTTGTGGTCAACAGAGTGTTGTCTGCAAATCGAAACAAATCGAAGGCACTGCATAACATCATACACGATCTGCAGCACCAAATCGAAACTTTAACTATCGAAAATCGAGACTTAAAAAGAGCCGCACGACTTCAAGATCGAGAGATTCGCAAACTTGATAACGCTGAAGCTGAGCTGCCATCGCTTTTAAAGAAACATAGCAGCGAGATGTTTATGATGCAAGAAAAGTTCAGAAAACAGAAGGAAGTTGGAGACAAAGCTAAGCAAGATTTAAAAAAGCGAGAAGATGAATTGTACAAAACAAAAGAGAAATTAAGAAAGTATGAAAAAATGGCGAAGGAAAAAAATCTAGCCGAGAGAAATACACTTAGCAAGAAAttagaagaaatggagacagccaTGGAAGAAAAGAACAAGAAAATAGCG GAACTCACTCGCGCTGTCCAGTTGCATGAAAAGGTTCGAGCGAGAGAGTTAAAGGAGAAGAATGAAAAATACAAGAAAGCTGTTGATGAAATGAAAAGACTGGAACAAGAACAAAAAGATTTGTTACGCCGCTTAAAG gATAAGGAGAAAGCGTTAGAAATTACAAACATTTATTCGCAGCGGCTTCAACGGCGCGGCAGTAAGGATAGTGAACATACTTTGTTTGGTCCCGATGATCCTGTCCCTGCAGCCATCAGAAGACATCAAGAAGAACAAGGTAGCGTGTACGCCGAATCTGTAAAAAAGGCTTCCACTGAAAAACGTAACAGGGGGAGTGCTAGCCCACGAACTAAAATGGTTTCTTTCGATGCTGAAAAAGATAGTCCAGTTGCTTCTCCAAGACAAGAAAATAGTCCAGCCGCTTCTCCGACACAAGAAAATGAAGTTAAAAATGCACCAATGCCGGAAACAAAGGCCGTTGAAACGCTAGTTGGCGAGCTTAAAAAGAAATACGAGGAAGACGAGATAGAAGAAATGCAGGACGAAGACTTTTTTTATACTAACTCAAAGCGAGACAGTGAAGATAGACGGTTGGAAGAAATCGATCAAAAGTTAGCTGAGATGAAGAGGCGAGAGGAGTCTGAGAAAGCAGAAGAAGAACGTCGACGACAAGAAGCAGAGAGGGAACTTGAGAGGCGTATCGCGAAAATTGAAGAAGAgcgcaaaagaaaagaaagggaGGAGCAAGCCGCGAGGGAAGAAGAGTTGCGATTGAGAAGGGAAGAACAAGAACGCAAACTGCTTGATGATATGAGGAAACAAAACGAAAAAGAACAGGAGCACCGTCAGAAAGCCTTGGAAGAACGCGATGGACAAGACGAAGATTTTAAAAGGAAGAAACAGGAAATGTTAgaaaaacgaaagaaaaaagaaatcctGTTAGCGAGGATGCAGGCTATCGATCGAGGTGAAAATCCCGACAATATCACAGAGGAGAATGGGTATAGTTACGAAGAACCGAACGAATATAAGAAGCCGAAAAAGAAGCCAATTTTTCTTGAAAGTACCACACAAGAAAGATACAAAACCGAAGGCGACTTTTTGTCACACGAGCCGTTTGATTTTAGCGGAGATACCAAACAAGCGCCTCCTGCTGTGAGACGTAAAAGTACAGATGATGATATATTCAATACTAAATCTAACCGCCAAAATTCCTGGGAATTTAAACGAACTGACCAAAATCTTCATCGAGGGCTACCTGCGCATTCTGACGAAAATTCGCCCGTTATAAAACGACGTAATACAAAAGATAGCGACGAATTAACGTTAGGGTCGCCATCCGGTAGAAATCGTCGTCACGCACGGAATAGCGTTAAAAAAGTTTCGACGAACGATTCGATATTTGCGGACGACAAAAAAACTCGTCGTCGGGATTTGTATAATGATGAAGGGTTAAATGCGACGTATTCACCGACTGGAGTTGATAGTCCACGTCTTAGAAATCATAAAATCAACAATAATTCGCCGTTTGATTTATTTGACGATCCCTTTAAAGAGGACtcgaaacaaaataaaaatcataataaaaataaaaacaacattgtTTTCAGTTCTGATGAAGATGAAAATGATAATGTGTCGGCTTATCAACCGACATTTAACCGGAAAAACTCTAACAATCGTACGAAACACGTCCATCAAAGTAGAAGGTCGCCGTTAAAGACGCCTGACCATTTTGGAGACGACGACTTGGAAGAAATGATACTCGCTTAA
- the LOC130645889 gene encoding RWD domain-containing protein 1-like — MDYKEEQTGEFEALEAIFSEELTVLTTDPYSFKVAIRCSNEDTRDEHKVVVFADLKFTYVDEYPDQKPIIEIENTSENLTEDRINALQSLLEEQAEENIGMVMIFTLVSTAQEQLNNIIEDIKQEIQDEKDRAKLEQQRLDEIKYKGTPVTLENFLAWKIKFDQEMIACGKRKQQDENKLKKLTGKQLFERDSTLNESDIQFISEAGVKVDESLFQDLDDLDLDEDFDE, encoded by the exons ATGGATTACAAAGAAGAGCAAACTGGAGAGTTTGAAGCATTAGAAGCTATTTTCTCAGAGGAACTTACAG TGTTAACCACAGATCCATATTCCTTTAAAGTGGCTATTAGATGTTCAAATGAAGATACGCGAGATGAGCATAAAGTTGTTG tatttgcaGATCTAAAGTTTACATATGTAGATGAGTATCCTGATCAAAAGCCTATCATAGAAATTGAGAACACATCAGAAAACTTGACAGAAGACAGAATTAATGCGTTACAGTCTCTGCTCGAAGAACAG GCAGAGGAGAATATCGGAATGGTGATGATATTTACACTCGTCTCGACAGCACAAGAACAGTTAAATAATATAATTGAGGATATAAAACAAGAAATACAAGATGAAAAAGATCGCGCAAAACTCGAACAACAACGTCTAGATGAAATTAAA TATAAAGGAACGCCGGTAACGTTAGAAAACTTCTTAGCgtggaaaataaaatttgaccAAGAGATGATTGCATGTGGGAAAAGAAAACAGCAAGAcgaaaataaacttaaaaaattgaCTGGCAAACAATTATTTGAAAGAGACTCCACGTTAAATGAATCTGATATTCAGTTTATAAGTGAAGCTGGTGTCAAAGTCGACGAATCGTTATTTCAAGACCTAGATGATTTGGACTTAGATGAAGACTTCgatgaataa